From a single Micromonospora carbonacea genomic region:
- a CDS encoding NADH-quinone oxidoreductase subunit G, with amino-acid sequence MTDVAKQTETVTLTIDGVEVTAPKGALLIRVAEQLGTEIPRFCDHPLLAPAGACRQCLVEVEGQRKPVASCTQTVAEGMVVRTQLTSPVAKKAQEGVMELLLMNHPLDCPMCDKGGECPLQNQAMSTGRTDSRFHEHKREYPKPLPISTQVLLDRERCVLCQRCTRFSEEIAGDKFIDLMGRSSAEEINIYRDEEYGAEAGEDSGDVPFNSYFSGNTVQICPVGALTGAQYRFRARPFDLVSSPSVCEHCSAGCAQRTDWRRGKVLRRLAGDDPQVNEEWNCDKGRWGFQYTRAFDRITNPLVRDAETGELREASWSEALTVAAEGLAAARDSARGTAVLTGGRLTVEDAYAYAKFARVALRTNDIDFRARPVSREESDFLASSVAGRTDVTYADVENAPAVVLVGLEPEEECPILFLRLRKAYLKKKLTVYAIAPFATRGLEKLGAKLARVVPGEEASVLAEHATVAEALSTPGAILIVGERLGEVPGGLSAAADVARRTGAKLAWVPRRAGDRGAVDAGCLPNLLPGGRPVTEPAARAELGEAWDIPAGVIPSQAGRDTDAILAAAAGDQLGALVVAGVDPADLADPRLAEQALDAVPFLVSLELRMSAVARRADVVLPVAPVVEKAGSFLDWEGRLRPFEAVLRTAAMTDGRVLDALAALLDVQLGTGDVLSVRRELGSLPPTRADRPSTPSVQPATVPQPGAGEAVLATWHQLVDLGSLTDGDEHLGGTARPPVARLGKGTAEALGVADGDPVTVGTDRGAITLPAAITEMPDGVVWLPTNSPGSTVRRGLGATSGTVVRISAPAATAPVAADVAGRPGPLLNSGGVSQ; translated from the coding sequence ATGACCGACGTAGCCAAGCAGACCGAGACCGTCACGCTCACCATCGACGGCGTCGAGGTCACCGCACCCAAGGGCGCGCTGCTGATCCGGGTCGCCGAGCAGCTGGGCACCGAGATCCCGCGCTTCTGCGACCACCCGCTGCTGGCCCCGGCCGGCGCGTGCCGGCAGTGCCTGGTCGAGGTGGAGGGCCAGCGCAAGCCGGTGGCCTCCTGCACCCAGACCGTCGCCGAGGGCATGGTGGTGCGCACCCAGCTCACCTCGCCGGTCGCCAAGAAGGCGCAGGAGGGGGTCATGGAGCTGCTGCTCATGAACCACCCCCTCGACTGCCCGATGTGTGACAAGGGCGGCGAGTGCCCGCTACAGAACCAGGCGATGTCCACCGGCCGCACGGACTCCCGGTTCCACGAGCACAAGCGGGAATACCCCAAGCCGTTGCCGATCAGCACCCAGGTGCTGCTCGACCGCGAGCGCTGCGTGCTCTGCCAGCGCTGCACCCGGTTCTCCGAGGAGATCGCGGGCGACAAGTTCATCGACCTGATGGGCCGGTCGTCCGCCGAGGAGATCAACATCTACCGGGACGAGGAGTACGGCGCGGAGGCCGGCGAGGACAGCGGCGACGTCCCGTTCAACTCCTACTTCTCCGGCAACACCGTGCAGATCTGCCCGGTGGGCGCGCTGACCGGCGCGCAGTACCGGTTCCGGGCCCGCCCGTTCGACCTGGTCTCCAGCCCCAGCGTCTGCGAGCACTGCTCGGCCGGCTGCGCCCAGCGCACCGACTGGCGGCGCGGCAAGGTGCTGCGCCGGCTGGCCGGCGACGACCCGCAGGTCAACGAGGAGTGGAACTGCGACAAGGGCCGCTGGGGCTTCCAGTACACCCGCGCGTTCGACCGGATCACCAACCCGCTCGTGCGCGACGCCGAGACCGGTGAGCTGCGCGAGGCGTCGTGGAGCGAGGCGCTGACCGTCGCCGCCGAGGGGCTGGCCGCGGCCCGGGACTCCGCCCGGGGCACGGCGGTGCTGACCGGCGGCCGGCTCACCGTCGAGGACGCCTACGCGTACGCGAAGTTCGCCCGGGTCGCCCTGCGCACCAACGACATCGACTTCCGGGCCCGGCCGGTCTCCCGCGAGGAGTCCGACTTCCTGGCCAGCTCGGTCGCCGGGCGCACCGACGTCACCTACGCGGACGTGGAGAACGCCCCCGCCGTGGTGCTCGTCGGCCTGGAGCCGGAGGAGGAGTGCCCGATCCTCTTCCTGCGGCTGCGCAAGGCGTACCTGAAGAAGAAGCTGACGGTGTACGCGATCGCGCCGTTCGCCACCCGCGGCCTGGAGAAGCTCGGGGCCAAGCTGGCCCGGGTGGTGCCGGGCGAGGAGGCGAGCGTGCTCGCCGAGCACGCCACGGTGGCCGAGGCGCTGAGCACCCCCGGCGCGATCCTGATCGTCGGCGAGCGGCTGGGCGAGGTGCCCGGCGGCCTGTCGGCGGCGGCGGACGTGGCCCGGCGTACGGGCGCGAAGCTGGCCTGGGTGCCGCGGCGCGCGGGCGACCGGGGCGCGGTCGACGCGGGCTGCCTGCCCAACCTGCTCCCCGGCGGCCGTCCGGTCACCGAGCCGGCCGCGCGGGCCGAGCTGGGCGAGGCGTGGGACATCCCGGCCGGCGTGATCCCGAGCCAGGCCGGCCGGGACACCGACGCCATCCTCGCGGCGGCGGCGGGCGACCAGCTCGGCGCGCTGGTGGTGGCCGGCGTCGACCCGGCCGACCTGGCCGACCCCCGGCTGGCCGAGCAGGCCCTCGACGCGGTGCCGTTCCTGGTCAGCCTGGAGCTGCGGATGAGCGCGGTGGCCCGCCGGGCCGACGTGGTCCTCCCGGTCGCCCCGGTGGTCGAGAAGGCCGGCAGCTTCCTGGACTGGGAGGGTCGCCTGCGGCCCTTCGAGGCGGTCCTGCGCACCGCCGCGATGACCGACGGCCGGGTGCTCGACGCCCTCGCCGCGCTGCTCGACGTGCAGCTCGGCACCGGCGACGTGCTCAGCGTCCGCCGCGAGCTGGGCAGCCTGCCGCCGACCCGGGCCGACCGGCCGTCCACGCCGTCGGTGCAGCCGGCCACGGTGCCGCAGCCCGGCGCCGGGGAGGCCGTGCTGGCCACCTGGCACCAGCTCGTCGACCTGGGCAGCCTGACCGACGGCGACGAGCACCTCGGCGGCACGGCCCGCCCGCCGGTGGCCCGGCTGGGCAAGGGCACCGCGGAGGCCCTCGGCGTCGCCGACGGCGACCCGGTGACGGTGGGCACCGACCGTGGGGCGATCACCCTGCCGGCGGCGATCACCGAGATGCCCGACGGCGTCGTCTGGCTGCCGACCAACTCACCCGGCTCCACCGTCCGGCGCGGCCTCGGCGCGACGTCCGGCACGGTGGTACGGATCAGCGCGCCCGCCGCGACCGCCCCGGTCGCCGCCGACGTCGCCGGCCGCCCGGGTCCCCTCCTCAACTCCGGGGGTGTTTCCCAGTGA
- the nuoH gene encoding NADH-quinone oxidoreductase subunit NuoH yields the protein MNAVYLAQDPTLADFGKDPWWLVLIKVLFAFVFGLLATLLGVWFERRVVGYMQVRPGPNQVGPFGLLQTLADGLKMAFKEDILPKAADKVVYFFAPVISVVCAVTALSVIPFGPMVSIFGHRTPLQVTDVPVAVLVLLACSSLAVYGIVLGGWASGSTYPLLGGLRSSAQMISYEVAMGLSIVAVFMTAGTMSTSGIVAAQGDATRFTVAGVEVPAPGWYAILLLPSFIIFFIATVGETNRAPFDLPEAESELVAGFMTEYSSLKFALFMLSEYVAMVTMSAVTTTLFLGGWRAPWPITLWADANTGWWPMLWFFGKVLALVFVFVWLRGTLPRLRYDQFMRFGWKVLLPINLVWILVLAGLRSIEGWQTRDRLLATGLGAGVLLLVTLLWPSRKKEPQPTLQEQANSRPHGSFPLPPMDLQVPPSPRTKRVVAEREPANVAAGSDSREV from the coding sequence GTGAACGCGGTCTACCTCGCGCAGGACCCGACGCTGGCCGACTTCGGCAAGGACCCGTGGTGGCTGGTCCTGATCAAGGTTCTGTTCGCCTTCGTCTTCGGCCTGCTGGCCACGCTGCTCGGCGTCTGGTTCGAGCGGCGGGTCGTCGGCTACATGCAGGTACGGCCCGGCCCCAACCAGGTCGGCCCGTTCGGCCTGCTCCAGACCCTCGCCGACGGCCTGAAGATGGCCTTCAAGGAGGACATCCTCCCGAAGGCGGCGGACAAGGTCGTCTACTTCTTCGCGCCGGTCATCTCGGTGGTCTGCGCGGTCACCGCGCTGTCGGTGATCCCGTTCGGCCCGATGGTGAGCATCTTCGGTCACCGGACGCCGTTGCAGGTCACCGACGTGCCGGTGGCGGTGCTGGTGCTGCTGGCCTGCTCGTCGCTGGCCGTCTACGGCATCGTGCTCGGCGGCTGGGCCTCCGGCTCGACGTACCCGCTGCTCGGCGGCCTGCGCTCCAGCGCCCAGATGATCTCCTACGAGGTCGCGATGGGGCTGAGCATCGTGGCGGTGTTCATGACCGCCGGGACGATGTCGACCAGCGGGATCGTCGCCGCCCAGGGCGACGCCACCCGGTTCACCGTCGCCGGCGTCGAGGTGCCGGCCCCCGGCTGGTACGCGATCCTGCTGCTGCCGAGCTTCATCATCTTCTTCATCGCCACCGTCGGTGAGACCAACCGGGCGCCGTTCGACCTCCCCGAGGCCGAGTCGGAGCTGGTCGCCGGCTTCATGACGGAATACAGCTCGCTGAAGTTCGCGCTCTTCATGCTCAGCGAGTACGTGGCGATGGTGACCATGTCCGCGGTCACCACGACGCTGTTCCTCGGCGGCTGGCGGGCCCCCTGGCCGATCACGCTGTGGGCGGACGCCAACACCGGCTGGTGGCCGATGCTCTGGTTCTTCGGCAAGGTGCTGGCGCTGGTCTTCGTCTTCGTCTGGCTGCGGGGCACCCTGCCCCGGCTCCGCTACGACCAGTTCATGCGGTTCGGCTGGAAGGTGCTGCTGCCGATCAACCTGGTCTGGATCCTGGTCCTGGCCGGCCTGCGCTCGATCGAGGGCTGGCAGACCCGGGACCGGCTGCTCGCCACGGGCCTCGGCGCGGGCGTGCTGCTGCTGGTGACGCTGCTGTGGCCGAGCCGCAAGAAGGAGCCGCAGCCGACGCTCCAGGAGCAGGCCAACAGCCGTCCGCACGGCAGCTTCCCGCTGCCACCGATGGACCTGCAAGTGCCACCGAGCCCGCGCACCAAGCGCGTGGTCGCCGAGCGGGAGCCGGCCAACGTCGCCGCCGGCTCGGACTCCAGGGAGGTGTGA
- a CDS encoding NADH-quinone oxidoreductase subunit C, whose translation MTAPNDRNSTGGLPVPVTPAGASSGAPAEHPPSSPAGRGMFGTHGTGDVSGFGGLVRRQQPIEETPRPYGGYFDEVRDALEEAYPDFGDAIEKVVVDRGELTLHVRPERIAEVCQVLRDDLALRFELCSSVSGVDYLGADERRLHVVYQLTSMTYRRRLRLEAAVSVEAPHLPSVTAVYPTADWQEREAYDMFGIVFDGHPNLTRILMPDDWEGHPQRKDYPLGGVPVEYKGAEIPPPDRRRSYQ comes from the coding sequence GTGACCGCACCGAACGACAGGAACAGCACCGGCGGCCTGCCCGTGCCGGTGACGCCGGCCGGTGCCAGCAGCGGCGCGCCGGCCGAGCACCCGCCGTCGAGCCCGGCCGGGCGCGGCATGTTCGGCACCCACGGCACCGGCGACGTCTCCGGCTTCGGCGGCCTGGTCCGCCGGCAGCAGCCGATCGAGGAGACCCCCCGGCCGTACGGGGGCTACTTCGACGAGGTCCGCGACGCGCTGGAGGAGGCGTACCCGGACTTCGGCGACGCGATCGAGAAGGTCGTGGTCGACCGGGGCGAGCTGACCCTGCACGTGCGCCCGGAGCGCATCGCCGAGGTCTGCCAGGTGCTGCGCGACGACCTCGCCCTCCGCTTCGAGCTGTGCTCCTCGGTGTCCGGCGTGGACTACCTGGGCGCGGACGAGCGCCGGCTGCACGTGGTCTACCAGCTCACCTCCATGACCTACCGCCGCCGGCTGCGGCTGGAGGCCGCGGTCTCCGTCGAGGCCCCGCACCTGCCGAGCGTCACCGCCGTCTACCCGACCGCCGACTGGCAGGAGCGGGAGGCGTACGACATGTTCGGCATCGTCTTCGACGGCCACCCCAACCTGACCCGGATCCTCATGCCGGACGACTGGGAGGGGCACCCGCAGCGCAAGGACTACCCGCTCGGCGGCGTGCCCGTCGAGTACAAGGGCGCGGAGATCCCGCCGCCGGACCGTAGGAGGTCCTACCAGTGA
- a CDS encoding NADH-quinone oxidoreductase subunit A: MTLSPYAPIIGLFALAAAFSLFSVAAARFAGPRRYNKAKLEAYECGIEPSPQPVGGGRFPIKFYLTAMLFIVFDIEIIFLYPWAVSFDALPIFGFVEMVLFIVAVFVAYAYVWRRGGLDWD; encoded by the coding sequence ATGACGCTCTCGCCTTACGCACCCATTATCGGGCTGTTCGCCCTCGCCGCGGCGTTCTCGCTGTTCTCCGTGGCCGCCGCCCGCTTCGCCGGCCCGCGCCGGTACAACAAGGCCAAGCTCGAGGCGTACGAGTGCGGCATCGAGCCCAGCCCGCAGCCCGTCGGGGGCGGCCGGTTCCCGATCAAGTTCTACCTGACGGCGATGCTCTTCATCGTCTTCGACATCGAGATCATCTTCCTCTACCCCTGGGCGGTCTCGTTCGACGCCCTGCCGATCTTCGGCTTCGTGGAGATGGTCCTGTTCATCGTCGCGGTCTTCGTCGCGTACGCCTACGTGTGGCGGCGCGGCGGCCTGGACTGGGACTGA
- a CDS encoding NuoB/complex I 20 kDa subunit family protein: MGIEEKLPAGVLLTSVEKLVNWSRKSSVWGATFGLACCAIEMMAAGGPHYDMGRWGMEVFRASPRQADLMIVAGRVSQKMAPVLRQIYDQMAEPRWVLSMGVCASSGGMFNNYAIVQGVDHIVPVDMYLPGCPPRPEMLIDAILKLREKIMYEPLGPNGRKMLQARQERGDVPVVPYGSMPSSYRNDKARRAEWTRAVREGREEQLRIENWMNAQNHLHPHGGPK; this comes from the coding sequence ATGGGTATCGAGGAGAAGCTTCCCGCCGGCGTCCTGCTCACCTCCGTGGAGAAGCTGGTCAACTGGTCGCGGAAGTCGTCCGTCTGGGGCGCCACCTTCGGCCTGGCCTGCTGCGCCATCGAGATGATGGCCGCCGGTGGCCCGCACTACGACATGGGCCGCTGGGGCATGGAGGTGTTCCGCGCCTCGCCCCGCCAGGCGGACCTGATGATCGTCGCCGGCCGGGTGAGCCAGAAGATGGCCCCGGTCCTGCGCCAGATCTACGACCAGATGGCCGAGCCCCGCTGGGTGCTCTCGATGGGCGTCTGCGCCAGCAGCGGCGGCATGTTCAACAACTACGCCATCGTGCAGGGCGTCGACCACATCGTCCCGGTCGACATGTACCTCCCGGGCTGCCCGCCCCGGCCGGAGATGCTCATCGACGCGATCCTCAAGCTCCGCGAGAAGATCATGTATGAGCCGCTGGGCCCGAACGGCCGCAAGATGCTCCAGGCCCGCCAGGAGCGCGGCGACGTCCCCGTCGTGCCGTACGGCTCGATGCCCTCGTCGTACCGCAACGACAAGGCCCGCCGCGCCGAGTGGACCCGGGCGGTCCGCGAGGGGCGCGAGGAGCAGCTGCGGATCGAGAACTGGATGAACGCGCAGAACCACCTCCACCCGCACGGGGGCCCGAAGTGA
- a CDS encoding geranylgeranyl reductase family protein has translation MTAVENDADVIVVGAGPGGSATAYHLARHGVRVLLLEKTEFPREKVCGDGLTPRAVRQLIRMGVDTSTEAGWLHNRGLRVIGGGVRLELDWPDLASFPNYGLVRTRLDFDDLLAQRAVSAGAKLRTSVNVTGPVLDADDRVIGVVAEVGPEKEPATFRAPLVVAADGVSGRFPLALGLAKREDRPIGVAVRRYYRSPAKHDDDYLESWLELRGKGNGELLPGYGWIFGLGDGRVNAGLGILNSSTAFGKTNYRRLLTDWLANTPEEWGLTDETNAEGPILGAALPMGFNRVPHYTRGVLLVGDSGGMVNPFNGEGIAYAMESGELAAEVAVQALARPAGAERERALQAYPQELKARFGGYYRLGGIFVKLIGRPEIMRVATKHGMPHPALMRFVLKLLANLTDPRGGDAMDRVINAMTKAAPAV, from the coding sequence ATGACCGCGGTGGAGAACGACGCCGACGTGATCGTCGTGGGCGCCGGTCCCGGTGGCTCGGCGACGGCGTACCACCTGGCGCGGCACGGCGTCCGGGTGCTGCTGCTGGAGAAGACCGAGTTCCCCCGGGAGAAGGTCTGCGGCGACGGGCTGACCCCGCGCGCGGTCCGGCAGCTCATCCGGATGGGCGTGGACACCTCGACCGAGGCGGGCTGGCTGCACAACCGGGGCCTGCGGGTGATCGGCGGCGGCGTCCGGCTGGAGCTGGACTGGCCCGACCTGGCCAGCTTCCCCAACTACGGGCTGGTCCGCACCCGGCTCGACTTCGACGACCTGCTCGCCCAGCGCGCCGTCTCGGCCGGGGCGAAGCTGCGCACCAGCGTCAACGTCACCGGCCCGGTGCTCGACGCCGACGACCGGGTGATCGGCGTGGTGGCCGAGGTCGGCCCGGAGAAGGAGCCCGCCACCTTCCGCGCGCCGCTGGTGGTCGCGGCCGACGGCGTCTCCGGCCGCTTCCCGCTCGCCCTCGGGCTGGCCAAGCGCGAGGACCGGCCGATCGGCGTGGCCGTCCGGCGCTACTACCGCTCGCCCGCCAAGCACGACGACGACTACCTGGAGTCGTGGCTGGAGCTGCGCGGCAAGGGCAACGGCGAGCTGCTGCCCGGCTACGGCTGGATCTTCGGCCTCGGCGACGGGCGGGTCAACGCCGGCCTGGGCATCCTCAACTCCTCCACCGCCTTCGGCAAGACCAACTACCGGCGGCTGCTCACCGACTGGCTGGCCAACACCCCCGAGGAGTGGGGGCTGACCGACGAGACGAACGCCGAGGGGCCGATCCTCGGCGCGGCGCTGCCGATGGGCTTCAACCGGGTGCCGCACTACACCCGGGGCGTCCTGCTGGTCGGCGACTCCGGCGGCATGGTCAACCCGTTCAACGGCGAGGGCATCGCCTACGCGATGGAGTCCGGCGAGCTGGCCGCCGAGGTCGCGGTGCAGGCCCTCGCCCGGCCGGCCGGCGCCGAGCGGGAGCGGGCGCTACAGGCCTACCCGCAGGAGCTGAAGGCCCGCTTCGGCGGCTACTACCGGCTCGGCGGCATCTTCGTGAAGCTGATCGGCCGTCCGGAGATCATGCGGGTCGCCACGAAGCACGGCATGCCGCACCCCGCCCTCATGCGCTTCGTGCTCAAGCTGCTGGCCAACCTGACCGACCCGCGCGGCGGGGACGCCATGGACCGGGTCATCAACGCGATGACGAAGGCGGCACCCGCCGTGTGA
- a CDS encoding NADH-quinone oxidoreductase subunit D gives MTTSNYATERETTEGKVFTVTGGDWDQVVSGTDPINDERIVVNMGPQHPSTHGVLRLILELEGETVREARSVVGYLHTGIEKNLEYRNWVQGSTFVTRMDYLSPIFNETAYSLAVEKLLGITDDVTERATTIRVLMMELNRISSHLVWLATTGMELGAISIMLYGFREREYILDIFETITGLRMNHAYVRPGGVAQDVPDDAIRKIRDFLKMMPKKLKEYEDLLSGQPIWTERTKQVAVLDVTGCLALGVTGPVLRSAGLAWDLRKTMPYCGYESYEFDVPTHPDGDVWGRYLVRVAEIRESLKLVEQALDRLKPGPVMVADRKIAWPAQLAIGVDGMGNSLEHVAKIMGQSMESLIHHFKLVTEGFRVPPGQVYVGIESPRGELGVHAVSDGGTRPYRVHYREPSFVNLQALPAMAEGGLIADVIAGGASLDPVMGGCDR, from the coding sequence GTGACGACGTCGAACTACGCCACCGAGCGTGAGACGACCGAGGGCAAGGTCTTCACCGTCACCGGTGGGGACTGGGACCAGGTGGTCTCCGGCACGGACCCGATCAACGACGAGCGGATCGTCGTCAACATGGGTCCGCAGCACCCGTCGACGCACGGCGTGCTCCGGCTGATCCTGGAGCTGGAGGGCGAGACCGTCCGGGAGGCCCGGTCGGTCGTCGGCTACCTGCACACGGGCATCGAGAAGAACCTCGAATACCGCAACTGGGTGCAGGGTTCGACGTTCGTGACCCGGATGGACTACCTCTCCCCGATCTTCAACGAGACGGCCTACAGCCTCGCGGTGGAGAAGCTGCTCGGCATCACCGACGACGTGACCGAGCGGGCCACCACGATCCGGGTCCTGATGATGGAGCTCAACCGGATCTCGTCGCACCTGGTCTGGCTGGCCACCACCGGCATGGAGCTGGGCGCGATCTCGATCATGCTGTACGGCTTCCGCGAGCGGGAGTACATCCTCGACATCTTCGAGACCATCACCGGCCTGCGGATGAACCACGCGTACGTCCGGCCGGGCGGCGTGGCGCAGGACGTCCCGGACGACGCGATCCGCAAGATCCGCGACTTCCTGAAGATGATGCCGAAGAAGCTCAAGGAGTACGAGGACCTCCTCTCCGGCCAGCCGATCTGGACCGAGCGCACCAAGCAGGTGGCGGTGCTCGACGTGACGGGCTGCCTGGCGCTGGGCGTCACCGGCCCGGTGCTGCGCTCCGCCGGCCTCGCCTGGGACCTGCGCAAGACGATGCCCTACTGCGGCTACGAGTCCTACGAGTTCGACGTGCCCACCCACCCGGACGGCGACGTCTGGGGCCGCTACCTGGTGCGGGTCGCCGAGATCCGGGAGTCGCTGAAGCTCGTCGAGCAGGCGCTCGACCGGCTCAAGCCGGGCCCGGTGATGGTGGCCGACCGCAAGATCGCCTGGCCGGCGCAGCTCGCCATCGGCGTCGACGGCATGGGCAACTCGCTGGAGCACGTCGCCAAGATCATGGGTCAGTCGATGGAGTCCCTGATCCACCACTTCAAGCTCGTCACCGAGGGCTTCCGGGTCCCGCCCGGCCAGGTGTACGTGGGCATCGAGTCGCCCCGGGGCGAGCTGGGCGTGCACGCGGTCTCCGACGGCGGCACCCGGCCCTACCGGGTGCACTACCGGGAGCCGAGCTTCGTCAACCTCCAGGCCCTCCCGGCGATGGCCGAGGGCGGCCTGATCGCCGACGTGATCGCCGGCGGCGCCTCGCTGGACCCCGTGATGGGTGGGTGTGACAGGTGA
- the nuoE gene encoding NADH-quinone oxidoreductase subunit NuoE, whose amino-acid sequence MTTTFTDETRERAREIIARYPADRSRSALLPLLHLVQSEEGYVSPAGVEFCAEVLGLNKAQVGAVATFYTMYKRRPTGDYLVSVCTNTMCNVLGGQEVYDTLAEHLGVGHDETTADGKVTLEHAECLAACDYGPVMTVNYDFFDGVDPQTAVGVVEELRAGGRPMPTRGARLCTLKEMSVQLAGFADEREGAVADGGPGEPTLRGLRLAEQHGISVPGYDPNTPIRSKAEADRAAAEAKAKADAEKAKAEAEKAAAEAKAQAAKPAPAAEPEPAPAAPGVAVPVDGAPPVPRDAQQAQAAGAAANPPAGDRKPAGDDAEAQERSLKEAEAQQ is encoded by the coding sequence ATGACGACGACTTTCACTGACGAGACGCGGGAGCGGGCGCGCGAGATCATCGCCCGCTACCCGGCCGACCGGTCCCGGTCGGCGCTGCTGCCGCTGCTGCACCTGGTGCAGTCGGAGGAGGGGTACGTCTCCCCGGCCGGCGTCGAGTTCTGCGCCGAGGTGCTCGGCCTGAACAAGGCCCAGGTCGGCGCGGTCGCCACCTTCTACACGATGTACAAGCGCCGGCCGACCGGTGACTACCTGGTCAGCGTCTGTACCAACACCATGTGCAACGTGCTGGGCGGGCAGGAGGTCTACGACACCCTCGCCGAGCACCTGGGCGTCGGGCACGACGAGACCACCGCCGACGGCAAGGTCACCCTGGAGCACGCCGAGTGCCTCGCGGCCTGCGACTACGGCCCCGTCATGACGGTCAACTACGACTTCTTCGACGGCGTCGACCCGCAGACCGCGGTCGGGGTGGTCGAGGAGCTGCGGGCCGGCGGCCGGCCGATGCCGACCCGGGGCGCGCGGCTCTGCACGCTGAAGGAGATGTCGGTGCAGCTCGCCGGCTTCGCCGACGAGCGCGAGGGCGCGGTCGCCGACGGCGGCCCGGGCGAGCCCACCCTGCGGGGCCTGCGGCTGGCCGAGCAGCACGGCATCTCGGTGCCGGGCTACGACCCGAACACCCCGATCCGGAGCAAGGCCGAGGCCGACCGGGCCGCCGCCGAGGCCAAGGCGAAGGCGGATGCCGAGAAGGCGAAGGCCGAGGCCGAGAAGGCCGCCGCCGAGGCGAAGGCCCAGGCCGCGAAGCCGGCTCCGGCAGCCGAGCCCGAGCCCGCGCCGGCCGCGCCCGGGGTGGCGGTGCCGGTCGACGGGGCGCCCCCGGTCCCGCGCGACGCCCAGCAGGCCCAGGCCGCGGGCGCCGCCGCGAACCCGCCGGCCGGCGACCGCAAGCCCGCCGGCGACGACGCCGAAGCCCAGGAGCGCTCCCTCAAGGAAGCGGAGGCCCAGCAGTGA
- the nuoF gene encoding NADH-quinone oxidoreductase subunit NuoF yields MTTPRPETLAKLTPVLTKRWLSPDAWRIGTYEKLDGYAALRKALKAHPDDLIQLIKDSGLRGRGGAGFPTGLKWGFIPQGDGKPHYLVVNADEGEPGTCKDLPLMTHDPHSLVEGVIIGSYAIRASRAYIYIRGEAVHAARRLRSAVQEAYAKGYLGRNILGSGFDLDLVVHSGAGAYICGEETALLDSLEGFRGQPRLRPPFPATHGLYASPTVVNNVGTIASVPYIVLGGADWWKTMGTEKSSGPMIYSLSGRVANPGQYECTMGVTLRELLELAGGMQPGHNLRFWTPGGSSTPLLTAEHLDVPLDFEGVAAAGSILGTTATQLFSDQDCPVYATYRWLEFYHHESCGKCTPCREGNYWMVRVYRRILAGQGTHEDLDTLLDTCDNILGRSFCGLGDGATSSVTSSLKYFKQDYLDYIEGRTAPKLSDKQLVGAH; encoded by the coding sequence GTGACGACTCCCCGGCCGGAGACCCTGGCCAAGCTCACCCCCGTGCTCACCAAGCGTTGGCTGTCGCCGGACGCCTGGCGGATCGGCACCTACGAGAAGCTCGACGGCTACGCCGCCCTGCGCAAGGCGCTCAAGGCGCACCCGGACGACCTGATCCAGCTCATCAAGGACTCCGGGCTGCGTGGTCGCGGCGGCGCGGGCTTCCCGACCGGCCTGAAGTGGGGCTTCATCCCGCAGGGCGACGGCAAGCCGCACTACCTGGTGGTCAACGCCGACGAGGGCGAGCCGGGCACCTGCAAGGACCTGCCGCTGATGACCCACGACCCGCACTCGCTGGTCGAGGGCGTGATCATCGGGTCGTACGCGATCCGGGCCAGCCGGGCGTACATCTACATCCGGGGCGAGGCGGTGCACGCCGCGCGCCGGCTGCGCAGCGCCGTCCAGGAGGCGTACGCCAAGGGCTACCTCGGGCGCAACATCCTCGGCTCCGGGTTCGACCTGGACCTGGTGGTGCACTCGGGCGCGGGGGCGTACATCTGCGGCGAGGAGACCGCGCTGCTGGACTCGCTGGAGGGCTTCCGGGGCCAGCCGCGGCTGCGCCCGCCGTTCCCGGCGACCCACGGCCTGTACGCCAGCCCCACCGTGGTCAACAACGTCGGCACCATCGCCAGCGTGCCGTACATCGTGCTCGGCGGGGCCGACTGGTGGAAGACCATGGGCACGGAGAAGTCGTCCGGGCCGATGATCTACTCGCTCTCCGGCCGGGTCGCCAACCCCGGCCAGTACGAGTGCACGATGGGCGTCACGCTGCGCGAGCTGCTGGAGCTGGCCGGCGGGATGCAGCCGGGCCACAACCTGCGGTTCTGGACCCCGGGCGGCTCGTCCACCCCGCTGCTCACCGCCGAGCACCTGGACGTGCCGCTGGACTTCGAGGGGGTGGCGGCGGCCGGCTCGATCCTGGGCACCACGGCCACCCAGCTCTTCTCCGACCAGGACTGCCCGGTCTACGCGACGTACCGGTGGCTGGAGTTCTACCACCACGAGTCGTGCGGCAAGTGCACCCCGTGCCGCGAGGGCAACTACTGGATGGTCCGGGTCTACCGGCGGATCCTCGCCGGCCAGGGCACCCACGAGGACCTGGACACCCTGCTCGACACCTGCGACAACATCCTCGGCCGCTCGTTCTGCGGCCTGGGTGACGGTGCGACCAGCTCGGTGACCTCGTCGCTGAAGTACTTCAAGCAGGACTACCTCGACTACATCGAGGGACGTACCGCGCCGAAGCTGTCGGACAAGCAGCTGGTGGGAGCGCACTGA